DNA from Rhodobacteraceae bacterium M382:
CAAGGTTCGCCGGAGTGGGCAGTTCAGGCAAGCGGAGAATTGCGATTGGTCCCGGATTTGACGCCCGTTGTCATTGTATTGTCATCGCGCACCAGTAGCGGGGGTTGAACTCTGACGCACAATCATAACAATTGGTTCATGGAACAGACGCATTTCCCGACATGGCCCGAAACCGCCCCGAAACTCATCTCTGTTGCCGCAGGTCGTGCCCCTGCGGACACGGTCATTCGTGGTGGGATCTGGGTGAATGTGCACACGCGCGAGGTGTTGCCCGGGCATGACATCGCCATCGTGGCGGGGCGGATTGCCTGTGTGGTGCCGGATGCCACATATTGCACCGGGCCCGACACCCAGATCATCGAGGCCAATGGGCGGTACATGATTCCGGGGCTGTGTGATGCGCATATGCATATCGAAAGCGGTATGCTGACCCCGGCGGAATTTGCCCGCGCCGTCATCCCGCATGGCACCACCAGCATGTTCACCGACCCGCATGAGATCGCCAATGTCATGGGGTTGGAGGGCGTGCGGCTGATGCATGACGAGGCGCTGTTGCAACCGGTCAATATTTTCACCCAGATGCCATCCTGTGCGCCGTCAGCACCGGGTTTGGAAACCACAGGGCATGAGATTTCACCCGAAGACGTGGCCGAGGCGATGACCTGGCCCGGCATTGTCGGGTTGGGGGAAATGATGAATTTCCCCGGCGTTGCCAACGCGGACCCCAAGATGCTGGCCGAAATCGCGGCGACCCAGAATGCCGGCAAAACCGTGGGTGGGCATTATGCGTCGCCTGATTTGGGGCCTGATTTTGCGGCCTATGTGGCCGGTGGCCCGGCGGATGACCACGAAGGCACCTGCGAGGCGGACGCCATTGCGCGGATGCGACAGGGGATGCGGTCGATGATCCGGTTGGGGTCGGCGTGGTACGATGTGGAAACCCAGATCACCGCGATCACCAAAAAGGGGCTGGATCCGCGCAACATGATCCTGTGCACCGATGATTGTCATTCCGGCACGCTGGTCAATGACGGCCATATGAACCGGGTGGTGCGCCACGCGATCGACTGTGGCTGTGATCCGGTGGTGGCCTTGCAGATGGCGACGATCAACACCGCCACGCATTTCGGGTTGGAGCGGGAGATCGGATCGCTGACGCCGGGGCGGCGGGCGGATGTGATCCTGACGTCGGATCTGCGCACGCTGCCGATCGAGGTGGTGGTCGCGCGCGGACAAGTGGTGGCCAAAAGCGGCTCTATTACGGTGGAATGCCCGCATTTGCAGTGGCCGGACCATGCGCGGGGCACCGTGCATCTGGGGCATGCGCTGAGCGATGCGGATTTCCGGATTGCGGCACCCGAGGGGGCCAATCAGGTGCGCGCCAATGTGATCGGTGTGGTCGAAAACCAGGCCCCGACACGGGCGTTGCAGTTTGATCTGCCGGTGCGCAACGGGTTGGTCGAGACCGGGGAACTGTCCGGGGAGGCCGACGTTTGTCAGATCGCTTTGGTGGAGCGGCATCGCGCGACCGGGGGCGTGACCAATGCCTTTGTCTCTGGGTTTGGATACCAGGGCTGTATGGCGATGGCGTCAACCGTGGCACATGACAGCCACCATATGATTGTGGTGGGGACCGACCGGGCGCAGATGGCGTTGGCGGCCAACCGATTGGCCGAGGTGGGCGGTGGTATCACCGTGTTCCGCGATGGTCAGGAATTGGCGCTGGTCGAATTGCCGATTGCCGGGTTGATGTCGGACAGCCCTGCCACAGACGTCGCGGCCAAGGCGCAGGCGATGATGGAGGCCATGCAGGCCTGTGGCTGTCAATTGAACAATGCCTATATGCAGCATTCGCTGTTGGCGCTGGTCGTCATTCCCGAACTCAGGATTTCGGATCTGGGGTTGGTGGATGTGCGATCTTTCACGAAAATCCCAGTATTAGAGCCTGTTTCATGATCAACCTGTGTCTGCCACCGGATCTTCCGGCCCCCGAAACCTTTACCGATGCCACGGCAGCGGTGGATCGGTTGGTGGAGCTGTATGAAAGCGCCACCGAATATCTGTGTACCGAATTTTCCCGCGCCATGGTCAAGGGCGCGCCGGATTGCCGGATCCGCGCCTATTACCCGGAAATTCGGGTCACAACATCCAGTTTTGCCCAGGTCGACACGCGGCTGAGCTATGGCCACGTGGTGTCGCCGGGCACCTATGCGACCACCGTGACCCGACCCAGCCTGTTTCGGCACTATCTGACCCAGCAGATTGATCTGCTGATCTGCAATCACGGCCAGCCCGTCACCATTGGCCCGTCAAACACGCCAATTCCGCTGCATTTTGCGGTTGCCTCGCAGCCCGGCCTGACCGTTCCCCAAGAGGGGGCGGCGGGGTTCACGTTGCGCGATGTGTTTGATGTGCCGGACCTGAGCACCACCAACGACGATATCGTCAATGGAACGGTCCAATCGGATAGCGCAACAGGGCCGCTGGCCTTGTTCACCGCCCAACGGATTGATTATTCGCTGGCCCGGCTGTCGCATTACACGGCGACCGAGCCCGAACATTTCCAGAACCATGTTCTGTTCACCAACTATCAGTTCTATGTGGCCGAATTCGAAGCCTATGCGCGGGGACAGCTGGCAGACCCGAAATCCGGCTACGTCAGCTTTGTTTCGACGGGGAATGTCGAAATTACCGACCCGGATATGGCGATTGCGCCGGTTGAGAAGCAGCCGCAAATGCCGACCTATCACCTGAAACGCGCCGATGGCAGCGGCATCACCCTGGTCAATATCGGGGTTGGTCCGTCAAACGCCAAAACCGCGACGGACCATATTGCTGTGCTGCGGCCGCATGCCTGGTTGATGGTGGGCCATTGCGCGGGGCTGAGGAATACGCAGGCGCTGGGCGATTTCGTGCTGGCGCATGCCTATCTGCGCGAGGATCACGTGCTGGACGATGACCTGCCGGTGTGGACTCCGATCCCGGCGCTGGCCGAGATCCAGATCGCGTTGGAACAGGCCGTGGCCGAAGTGACCGAGCTGAAGGGGTATGACCTGAAGCGCATCATGCGGACCGGCACAGTCGCCACCATCGACAACCGCAACTGGGAGCTGCGCGACCAATCCGGGCCGGTTCAGCGGCTGTCGCAATCGCGCGCCATTGCGTTGGATATGGAGAGCGCAACGATTGCGGCAAACGGGTATCGGTTCCGCGTGCCTTATGGCACGTTGCTGTGTGTCAGCGACAAACCGTTGCACGGGGAATTGAAGCTGCCGGGGATGGCGTCAGATTTCTATAAAACGCAGGTGGCACGCCATCTGATGATTGGTATACGTGCTATGGAACAGTTGCGCGGTATGCCGCTGGAACGGTTGCACAGCCGGAAATTGCGTTCATTTGACGAGACCGCGTTCCTGTAACCCCACGGAAATTGCGATTTTCTGGTGGAAAAGGCGCGATTTTCCCTTGTTTTCTTACACAATCCGTTGTGTTCATACACTACATACCGTTAAAGTTACGCGATGAGGCCCCATAAGTCGGGCAGTCTTAAGGAGAAAAAAAGATGGCCAAACCGATGACCAAGACCCAGCTCGTAGCTGCTCTGGCCGAGGAAATGGGCACTGACAAAAAAGCGGCTGGTGCTGCTTTGGATGCAATCAGCGCCCTGATCACCCGCGAAGTTGCAGGCGGCGGTGCCGTGACTCTGCCGAATATCGGCAAGATCTATTGCCGCGAGCGCCCCGAGCGCATGGTGCGCAACCCCGCCACCGGCGAACAGTTCAAGAAAGAAGCCGACAAGGTGGTCAAGATGACCATTGCCAAGGCTCTGAAAGACAGCGTCAACGGCTGATAGAAACCAAGATTGGTTTTTTGGAAAGGGTCGCCCGTGGGTGGCCCTTTTTGTTTGTGAGGTGTCAGGGGGCGGTACCACGCCTTGGCCCCGTGCGCCGCGGGCAGTTGGGTGACAGAAAAGCGGCGTGCAGAATTGATCCGATGCGTGGGATGTAAAAAGCCCCCCGGCGCAGGGTCGCGCCGAGGGGCTTTTCAGTGTGTGACTGATGCAAAGATCAGTTGTCGGTGCCCGTCGACAATGTGTTTGGCGCAAACACATTGCCAAACCCGGAGTCGTTGGAAGGCGCTTTGGATTCTTCCTCTTCTTCGCCGGATTCGTCGGACTGTAGGGTATTGGGGGCAAACACACCGCCAAAGCCTGAGTTGTTGGATTTGGGCTGGGTGGTTGTGTCTTCTTGGGTTGTGCCCTCTTCCGCAGCCTTGGCTGCCGCTTCGGCAGCGCGGGCGGCGCGTTCTTCGCGCAGTTTCTGGATGCGCAGTTCTGTTTCCAGTTTTTTCTGTTCCTTGATGCTGGCCACGCATTGCGCCGGGCTGTGCACCATGGCGGTGCCGACCACGGTGATCGACCCGATCACAAAGAGCACCAGCGCCATGGCCGCAGCATTGCCGGTCAGCAGACGAGGCAGGCGGAAGCCGGTGGAGACGTCTTTGACCGAGGCACCTTTGCGCGCCAGTGCGGCCAGTTCCTTGCGTTTGATGTTGGCTTCGTTGAACAGCGCGGCAAAGATGGTCAGCACAACGATCATAAAGGCCAGGGCCGAAATCGCAGGTGTGATGCCATAGCGGACCTTTTGTGCCAGTTCGATGGTCAGGGTCGGATATTCGCCAAAGGTGAAGGTGGTGGTGTTGTAGTTTTCGAACGACGCCAGGAACGCCAGCACCGCCGCAGATGCGATCGCGGGCCGCATGAAGGGCATCAGGATCTTGCGGAAGGCCTGGGCATGGGTGGCGCCCAGATCCAAGGCCGCTTCGGTCAGGGCGATGTCATAGCGTTGCAGGCGCGCCACCAGCACCAACATGCAGTAGCTGGCGATAAAGGTGGATTGCCCGATGATGGTCAGGAACAGCCCGTTGGACAGGAAGCTGTCAGCCCCCAGCCCGAGAAAGCGGTTGACCCGGTCCCAGAACACCAGCGTCGAAATCCCCAGCACCACGCCCGGAATCAGGATCGGGGCAATGATGATGGTGTAATAGGTCGCCCGCAGCTTTGGCCAGATCTGGGTCAGCATCAGCGCCCCGGCCAGCCCCATGGTCACCGACAGGATGACGGTGCCAAAGCCGACCAGGATCGAATTCTTGATGCCGTTCAGAATGCGTTCGTCCTGAAACAGAGCCGAAAACCATTCAAACGTCAGGCATTCCCAGGGGGCCGCCCGCGGAAACCCGGGCGAGTTGAAGGCAGTGATCGACATGATCACCAATGGGCCCAGCAGATAGGCAAAGAAGAGCGCCAGATAGGCCCAGATTGAGAGGCGCAGGAAGGAATTTTTCATTTGCCGATGTCCCCCATGTTCACCTTGAACAGGCGCATCACGGCCAGAACCAGCAGGATACAGGTGACAAGCAGAACCACCGCATAGGCTGCCCCCTGGGGCCAGTTCGAATTGTCATTGAACCATTGATAGATGATCTGGGTGAACCACAGGGACGATGGGCCGCCCAGGATTTGCGGCGCAGCCAATGCGCCGGCCGACAACATGAAGACCATGGTACAGCCCGAGCTGATGCCCGGTTTGGCATAGGGAATGACCACCCGCCAATGGATCCGCCACCAGGGTGCGCCCAAGTCGCGGGCGGCTTCGATCTGGTTGTGATCCAGGCTTTCGATGACGTTGTACATCGGAAAGATCATCAACAGGATATAGGCATAGCCCAGCCCGGCATAGAGCGCGATGTCATTGCGGATAAAGTCGAACGGGGTGTCGAATACCCCCAAACCCACCAGTGCCGTGTTCAGCACGCCGGATTCGCCAAAGATGATGCGCAGGGCAAAGGCGCGCAGGATTTCATTGATCCAATAGGGAATGATCAGCATCAGCGCAAAAATGCGGATATGGTTGCCTTTGGTCTGACCCAGGTAATAGGCGATCGGATAGCACAGGATCAGGTTGAAGATGGTCACCAGCACCGCCGCAATCAAAGTGCGGTAGAACACGGTCAGATCAACCGCATTGTAATCCTGGCTGCCACCTTCGGGGCCAAACACCAGGTATTTGTAGTTCTGCAGCGTATAGACGTCGTTGGGTCCGCCGATTTCCGGGGGCGGCAGGTTGGGACGGAAGGAAAAGTCGAGCATCGACAATTGAGGGAGGATGATCAGGCCAATGGTCCAGAACAGGACCAGACCCAGCATCACGGAACCCATCAATGTGCCGTTGCGATTGAAGAAGTCTTTCAAAAAGCGTGGCATGATCTGGATCCCTATTCCGCCGCCAGTTCGCCGGCGGGAACGACCACGGCGTTGTGGACTTCGTATTCCAGGGTCATTTTCTGACCGGTGTGATCGTCAAAGGATTGTCCCAGGTTCGGAATCGACACTTTCAGTTCCTTGCCGCCATCGCCCTGGCAGAAGATGTTGAAGCTGTTGCCTTCGAATTCTTCGTGTTTGACCTGGGCGGTGACGAAATGATCGCCCTGGGTGCCGGTGGGCGCGATGGACAGGGCTTCGGGGCGGATGAACAGCATGGCGTCGTCGCCCACATTCATCCTGCCCTGGTTGGCCGTGGTGATCCGGGCCATCAGGTCGCCCGAGCGGTTGGTGCGGATCAGGGCTTCGTTTCCGATGATCTTGGAGACTTTGCCGCGGAAGACGTTGTTTTCACCGACAAAGGAGGCGGCAAAGGCGGTCGAGGGATCGTTGTAGATGGTTTTGCCATTGCCGATCTGGTCGATCACGCCCGCGCGCATCACAGCCACATCATCGGACATGGTCAGAGCTTCGCCCTGATCGTGGGTGATGTAGATAAAGGTGATGCCAACCCGTTTCTGGATTTCGCGCAGTTCCGTGCGCATGTGCTGGCGCAGCTTCAGGTCCAGCGCCGACAGCGGTTCATCCAGCAGCAGCACATCGGGTTCGGCACACAGCGCGCGGGCGATGGCCACCCGCTGACGCTGGCCACCGGACAGTTCGCTGGGCAGCTTGTCGCCCTGACCGGGCAGGGCGATCATGTCCAGCAGTTCGTCGGCCCGCTTGCGTCGTTCGCCAGCAGATGCGCCTTTGATTTCGAGCGAAAAGGTAATGTTTTCCCAGACCTTCATCAGTGGGAACAAGGCCAGGTTTTGAAAGATCAGCGCCGTGGGGCGTTTGTTCGGCCCGATCCCCGCCATGTTGCGCCCGCCGATCAGGACATTGCCTTCGGACGGTTCCAGGAACCCGGACACAGCGCGCAATATCGTGGTTTTGCCACAGCCCGATGGGCCCAGGAACGAAAAGAAATCGCCACCCTTGATATGAACATTGGCGTCACGCACAGCAACGAAATCGCCAAAGCGGATCCAAATATTTTCGAGATCAACGCCGACTCCAGCACTCATCTGGCTACTCCCTGATGCCAAATTCCACCGCGTCCAATTGGGCGCGTGATTTGGTCTTGGATTTGTTGTTATTGGTCGTGTGTCCGCGCCCCCAGAGCCGATCCGGGGACGCGGTGATCAGCGCGAGAAATCAGGCGCTCTTGAACTTGTTGACGAATTCCGTCCGCACATCCGCATACCACGGTGCTTCGGCCGGCCAGGGGTTCAGATTGGCCAGGCTGTCGCCGGGATAGGCTTCGGCAAAGTTCTTCTTGTAGGTGTCCCCCGAGAAGGTATCGGCACCCAAAACTGGCGAATTGTAGCCATGGCTGTCGATCGCCTTGCCCGCCGGTTGCTTTTGGTAGGCATAATTGATGAAGGCATAGACCTGTTCGGTATTGGTCGCGCCAACCGGCATGGAAATGCCGTCAACCCAGGCCATCGCGCCTTCGACCGGTGCCTGATAATGCACCGGCTCACCGGCGGCTTTCAGGGCCAGCGGGGGCCCGTCCCAGGTCTGGCCAACAACAACACCTTCGTTCAGCAGGCCGTTCTTTTGGGTGTCGGCATCGTTCCAGATCAGTTTGATCCGCGATTTGTACGAGATGCACCAATCCGCGATCTGTCCCCAGACCTTGCGCATGGTGTCTTCGTCACCATAAGCCGCCCAGACCGATCCCGGTTCCATCTGACCCGAGGCCTCCATGTACAGACCCGCGCCCAGCATCATCGAATGCGCGCGCCCCATGGTTTTGCCAGCGTTTTCTTCGCTCCAGACATCGCCATACGACGGGGCATCCCCGGCGGGCAGCCATTTGTCGGTGCGATAGGCAATGCCTTCGGTGCCCCAGATATGCGGCAGCCAATGCGACCCCTGATCTGCAAAGTTCCAGGCAACCGTGCCGATCTTGGCCATCGCGGGGTTCACCGCGTCGATATTGACCTTGTTCATGTCAAAGGGCTGCAACAGTTCCAGCGGACCCCACTGCAAGGACCGGTTGTTGGTGGGCGATACGATATCGAATCCCTGACCCTTGGTGGCTTTCATCTTGTTGATGATTTCTTCGTTCGACCCGATGCCGGTGTAATTCACCTTGATCCCGGTTTCGGCTTCGAACCCGGCGATGAATTCCGGTGGCAGGTAATCGGACCACATCAGAATGTTGACTTCGCCGGACGAGGCAAGTGCGGATTTCGAATAAAGCGGTGCAGCCAGCGCCGCAGCCCCGGACATTTTCAGAATTGAACGACGTGAGATTTGTGTTTTCATAATATTCCCCTTGTTGGTTCTTTGTCGGCCTTATGTCTTGCCGATTTTGTGGAAACGTTTGGTTGATTGCTCCTTTGACTTCTCCTGTGACAGGTCTCGGCGTTTATGAAACCAGGCGACTTCGCGGTCATGCCAGATCGTTTTGACAGTCATGTAAACGAGACCAAGATCTCCAAATTTTCAGTTCCTTCCGAGACAGCCGGGCCTCAATTTTCAAAGCCTCTGAAATCGAGGGGCGGCCCCGACGTCCGTGAATACATGGAAACAGGAACTGGACCGCGGTCTGTCCTCTTTACGAAACGCCCAAGTCGGCCACTTGTCCAGACATTTATCGGGCTCCGTGGCGGGAGCTTTGTGTTGTTGTGTGGTTTTTTGGGCTTTTCTGGGTGTATTTTTTGGGCGGTGCGGCTTGGTGCGCCGCCCTTTGATTTTGGGGGTGTTTCAGATTGATTGATTGAAGAGCTGCGTGAGGTTTTGTTGGGTGAGTGTGACGGGGTTTCCGCCGCATGAGGGGTCTGTGAGCGCGCCTGCGACGAGGTCTGGGATTGCGTCTGCTGTGACGCCGAGCTCGGTGAGTTTGCGGGGGATGGCGAGGCTGTCGTTGAAGGTCTGGACAAAGGTGCAAAACCCGTCAAAGCCGCCGGTGATGCCCAGATAGGCGGCGGCCTGATCAAACCGGTCGGCGATTTCGGGTGCGTTCAGCGCCAGCACGGCGGGCATGCAGACCGCATTTGTGGTGCCGTGGTGGGTGTTGAACATGGCGCCGACGGGGTGGCTCATGGCGTGGATGGCCCCGAGACCCTTCATGAAGGCGGTGGCCCCCATGGCGGCGGCCGACATCATCTGGGCGCGGGCCTCCAGATCGGTGCCGTCCGTATAGGCGCGCGGCAGATATTCCTTGACCAGGCGCATGCCTTCGAGCGCGATGCCCTGGGACATCGGGTGGTAATGGGGGCTGGAGAACGCCTCGACGCAATGGGCGAAGGCATCGAGCCCGGTGCCTGCGGTGATGGCCCTGGGCATGCCCACGGTCAGCTCGGGGTCGCAGATGACGACTTCGGGCAGCACCTTGGGGTGAAAGATGATCTTCTTGGCGTGGGTCACCGAATTGGTGATGACGCTGGCGCGGCCGACTTCGGATCCGGTGCCTGCGGTGGTGGGCACGGCCACGATGGGCGCGATGGCGTCCGCATCGGCGCGGGTCCACCAATCGTCCACATCCTCGAACTCCCACACGGGCCGGGTTTGGCCGGCCATAAAGGCAACCATCTTGCCCAGGTCCAGCCCCGAGCCGCCGCCAAAGGCGATGACGCCATCGTGGCCCCCGGCGTTATAGGCGGCAACCCCTGCGGCCAGGTTGATCTCGTTGGGATTGGGGTCGACCTCGGCAAACAGACCCCGGCCCAGACCGGCGGCCTCCAGGATGTCCAGGGTGGCTTTGGTGATCGGCAGATCGGCCAGGCCGCGGTCGGTGACCAGCAGGGGGCGTGTCATGCCGGTGGCGGCGCAGGCGGCGGGGAGTTCGCTGATCCGGCCAGCGCCGAATTTGATGTTGGTCGGATAGGACCAGTTTCCAACGAGAGACATGTTCGTTCTTCCTTCAGACAGGGTCAGGGCGGCTCTCAGCCGGTGACTTTCTTGAGATGGTAGGATTTGGGCCGGGTCAGATTGTGATAGCCGATGATGGAGAGCCCACCGCCGCGCCCGGTGTTCTTGCAGCCGGTCCAGCACAGGCCGGGGTCCAGGTAATCGGCGCGGTTCAGGAACACGGTGCCGGTCTCGATGCGATCGCCGACCGCTGCGGCGCGGTCCACATCCGCCGTCCACAGCGATGCGGTCAGGCCAAAGTCGCTGTCGTTCATCAGGGCGATGGCCTCCTGGTCACCGGACACCTTCATGATGCCCACCACGGGCCCAAAGCTCTCGTCGCGCATCACCGCCATGTCATGGGTCACGCCGGTCAGGATCTGCGGCGTCAGATAGGCCGCACCATCATCGGCCACCATCGGCGCGATATGGGCGGTTGCACCGGCGGCCACGGCGGCGTCGATCTGGGCGCGCACCTCGGCGGCGAACCGGACATTGGCCATCGGCCCCAGGGTGGTGTCCGGGTCCAGCGGATTGCCCAGGGTATAGCCGCTGACGATCTCCACGGCCTTCTCGACAAAGGCGTCATAAAGGCTCTCATGCACGTAAATCCGTTCGATCCCGCAACAGCACTGACCGGCGTTGAACATCGCCCCATCGATCAGCGTGTCGACGGCGGCGTCCAGATCGGCATCCTCCATCACGTATCCCGGGTCCTTGCCGCCCAGCTCGGTGCTGACGCCGGTGAAGGTCCCGGCGGCGGCGCGTTCCATCGCCTGGCCACCGCCGACCGAGCCGGTGAAATTGACAAAATCGAACGCCCGGCGCGCGATCAGCTCGGATGTGGTGTCATGATCCAGGAACACGTTCTGGAACACGTCCTGCGGCACGCCCGCATCGTGGAACGCCGCGGCCATGCGTTCGCCCACCAACAGGGTCTGGGTGGCGTGTTTCAACACCACGGTATTGCCGGCAATCAGCGCCGGGGCCACGGTGTTGATGGCGGTCATATAGGGATAGTTCCAGGGTGCGACGACCAGCACCACCCCATGGGGAATCCGTTTGATATATCGTTTGAATGTCGCGTCCTCGCCCACGGCGATATCAGCCAGCGCCTCCGCCGCAATCGACGCCATATGGCTGGCGCGCTCGTTGAAACCGCCAAATTCACCACCATACCGAATGGGCCGCCCCATCATATGGGCCAGCTCGGGCACGATGGCATCATTCATCGCGCCCACCGCCGCGACCCCGGCCATCACCAGGTCAATCCGCTCGGCCAACGGCCGCGCCGCCCAGGCGGCTTGCGCCCCCCGTGCCCGCGCCGCCACCGCAACAGCCGCCTCGCGCGACAGCACTGTGCGTTCGGCAAACACCGATCCGTCAATCGGGGAAATACACGTCAATGTCTGGCCCATGCCCTCAACTCCACATCTCGGATCAGGGGCACGCGCCCCTGCTTCTTTCTGGTCAAAAATACCTCGGGGGTCTGGGGGCAGCGCCCCCAGCCTTGACCCCAGCTCACGCCCGTTCGAACCCGCGCGCGACCTCCCAATCGGTCACAACGCGGGCAAACTCTTCGATCT
Protein-coding regions in this window:
- the ade gene encoding adenine deaminase, with the protein product MEQTHFPTWPETAPKLISVAAGRAPADTVIRGGIWVNVHTREVLPGHDIAIVAGRIACVVPDATYCTGPDTQIIEANGRYMIPGLCDAHMHIESGMLTPAEFARAVIPHGTTSMFTDPHEIANVMGLEGVRLMHDEALLQPVNIFTQMPSCAPSAPGLETTGHEISPEDVAEAMTWPGIVGLGEMMNFPGVANADPKMLAEIAATQNAGKTVGGHYASPDLGPDFAAYVAGGPADDHEGTCEADAIARMRQGMRSMIRLGSAWYDVETQITAITKKGLDPRNMILCTDDCHSGTLVNDGHMNRVVRHAIDCGCDPVVALQMATINTATHFGLEREIGSLTPGRRADVILTSDLRTLPIEVVVARGQVVAKSGSITVECPHLQWPDHARGTVHLGHALSDADFRIAAPEGANQVRANVIGVVENQAPTRALQFDLPVRNGLVETGELSGEADVCQIALVERHRATGGVTNAFVSGFGYQGCMAMASTVAHDSHHMIVVGTDRAQMALAANRLAEVGGGITVFRDGQELALVELPIAGLMSDSPATDVAAKAQAMMEAMQACGCQLNNAYMQHSLLALVVIPELRISDLGLVDVRSFTKIPVLEPVS
- a CDS encoding AMP nucleosidase; this encodes MINLCLPPDLPAPETFTDATAAVDRLVELYESATEYLCTEFSRAMVKGAPDCRIRAYYPEIRVTTSSFAQVDTRLSYGHVVSPGTYATTVTRPSLFRHYLTQQIDLLICNHGQPVTIGPSNTPIPLHFAVASQPGLTVPQEGAAGFTLRDVFDVPDLSTTNDDIVNGTVQSDSATGPLALFTAQRIDYSLARLSHYTATEPEHFQNHVLFTNYQFYVAEFEAYARGQLADPKSGYVSFVSTGNVEITDPDMAIAPVEKQPQMPTYHLKRADGSGITLVNIGVGPSNAKTATDHIAVLRPHAWLMVGHCAGLRNTQALGDFVLAHAYLREDHVLDDDLPVWTPIPALAEIQIALEQAVAEVTELKGYDLKRIMRTGTVATIDNRNWELRDQSGPVQRLSQSRAIALDMESATIAANGYRFRVPYGTLLCVSDKPLHGELKLPGMASDFYKTQVARHLMIGIRAMEQLRGMPLERLHSRKLRSFDETAFL
- a CDS encoding HU family DNA-binding protein — its product is MAKPMTKTQLVAALAEEMGTDKKAAGAALDAISALITREVAGGGAVTLPNIGKIYCRERPERMVRNPATGEQFKKEADKVVKMTIAKALKDSVNG
- a CDS encoding ABC transporter permease, coding for MKNSFLRLSIWAYLALFFAYLLGPLVIMSITAFNSPGFPRAAPWECLTFEWFSALFQDERILNGIKNSILVGFGTVILSVTMGLAGALMLTQIWPKLRATYYTIIIAPILIPGVVLGISTLVFWDRVNRFLGLGADSFLSNGLFLTIIGQSTFIASYCMLVLVARLQRYDIALTEAALDLGATHAQAFRKILMPFMRPAIASAAVLAFLASFENYNTTTFTFGEYPTLTIELAQKVRYGITPAISALAFMIVVLTIFAALFNEANIKRKELAALARKGASVKDVSTGFRLPRLLTGNAAAMALVLFVIGSITVVGTAMVHSPAQCVASIKEQKKLETELRIQKLREERAARAAEAAAKAAEEGTTQEDTTTQPKSNNSGFGGVFAPNTLQSDESGEEEEESKAPSNDSGFGNVFAPNTLSTGTDN
- a CDS encoding ABC transporter permease, yielding MPRFLKDFFNRNGTLMGSVMLGLVLFWTIGLIILPQLSMLDFSFRPNLPPPEIGGPNDVYTLQNYKYLVFGPEGGSQDYNAVDLTVFYRTLIAAVLVTIFNLILCYPIAYYLGQTKGNHIRIFALMLIIPYWINEILRAFALRIIFGESGVLNTALVGLGVFDTPFDFIRNDIALYAGLGYAYILLMIFPMYNVIESLDHNQIEAARDLGAPWWRIHWRVVIPYAKPGISSGCTMVFMLSAGALAAPQILGGPSSLWFTQIIYQWFNDNSNWPQGAAYAVVLLVTCILLVLAVMRLFKVNMGDIGK
- a CDS encoding ABC transporter ATP-binding protein is translated as MSAGVGVDLENIWIRFGDFVAVRDANVHIKGGDFFSFLGPSGCGKTTILRAVSGFLEPSEGNVLIGGRNMAGIGPNKRPTALIFQNLALFPLMKVWENITFSLEIKGASAGERRKRADELLDMIALPGQGDKLPSELSGGQRQRVAIARALCAEPDVLLLDEPLSALDLKLRQHMRTELREIQKRVGITFIYITHDQGEALTMSDDVAVMRAGVIDQIGNGKTIYNDPSTAFAASFVGENNVFRGKVSKIIGNEALIRTNRSGDLMARITTANQGRMNVGDDAMLFIRPEALSIAPTGTQGDHFVTAQVKHEEFEGNSFNIFCQGDGGKELKVSIPNLGQSFDDHTGQKMTLEYEVHNAVVVPAGELAAE
- a CDS encoding extracellular solute-binding protein, whose translation is MKTQISRRSILKMSGAAALAAPLYSKSALASSGEVNILMWSDYLPPEFIAGFEAETGIKVNYTGIGSNEEIINKMKATKGQGFDIVSPTNNRSLQWGPLELLQPFDMNKVNIDAVNPAMAKIGTVAWNFADQGSHWLPHIWGTEGIAYRTDKWLPAGDAPSYGDVWSEENAGKTMGRAHSMMLGAGLYMEASGQMEPGSVWAAYGDEDTMRKVWGQIADWCISYKSRIKLIWNDADTQKNGLLNEGVVVGQTWDGPPLALKAAGEPVHYQAPVEGAMAWVDGISMPVGATNTEQVYAFINYAYQKQPAGKAIDSHGYNSPVLGADTFSGDTYKKNFAEAYPGDSLANLNPWPAEAPWYADVRTEFVNKFKSA
- a CDS encoding iron-containing alcohol dehydrogenase, which encodes MSLVGNWSYPTNIKFGAGRISELPAACAATGMTRPLLVTDRGLADLPITKATLDILEAAGLGRGLFAEVDPNPNEINLAAGVAAYNAGGHDGVIAFGGGSGLDLGKMVAFMAGQTRPVWEFEDVDDWWTRADADAIAPIVAVPTTAGTGSEVGRASVITNSVTHAKKIIFHPKVLPEVVICDPELTVGMPRAITAGTGLDAFAHCVEAFSSPHYHPMSQGIALEGMRLVKEYLPRAYTDGTDLEARAQMMSAAAMGATAFMKGLGAIHAMSHPVGAMFNTHHGTTNAVCMPAVLALNAPEIADRFDQAAAYLGITGGFDGFCTFVQTFNDSLAIPRKLTELGVTADAIPDLVAGALTDPSCGGNPVTLTQQNLTQLFNQSI
- a CDS encoding aldehyde dehydrogenase family protein gives rise to the protein MGQTLTCISPIDGSVFAERTVLSREAAVAVAARARGAQAAWAARPLAERIDLVMAGVAAVGAMNDAIVPELAHMMGRPIRYGGEFGGFNERASHMASIAAEALADIAVGEDATFKRYIKRIPHGVVLVVAPWNYPYMTAINTVAPALIAGNTVVLKHATQTLLVGERMAAAFHDAGVPQDVFQNVFLDHDTTSELIARRAFDFVNFTGSVGGGQAMERAAAGTFTGVSTELGGKDPGYVMEDADLDAAVDTLIDGAMFNAGQCCCGIERIYVHESLYDAFVEKAVEIVSGYTLGNPLDPDTTLGPMANVRFAAEVRAQIDAAVAAGATAHIAPMVADDGAAYLTPQILTGVTHDMAVMRDESFGPVVGIMKVSGDQEAIALMNDSDFGLTASLWTADVDRAAAVGDRIETGTVFLNRADYLDPGLCWTGCKNTGRGGGLSIIGYHNLTRPKSYHLKKVTG